From Companilactobacillus heilongjiangensis, one genomic window encodes:
- a CDS encoding MDR family MFS transporter, translating to MNKSEKIPLNVLLAVIATGLMSFCGVIVETSMNISFPTLMREFNVTTSTVQWMTTIYLLIVAIVVPLSSYLKKNFKTKTLFIFANLFFIFGVLVDAIAPAFPILLLGRIIQGLGTGIALPLMFNIILENVPESKIGLMMGIGTLITAVAPAIGPTFGGLVVSSLGWRYIFVILLPILIVSFLLGIKNIQQKSQIQKSKFDSLSLFSLILTFGGLIFGFSNMSQLNLVVLAAFLVGIIGLISFILRSTKIASPIVNLKVLKNHTFSSHVASFFIFQILSLGFAFILPNYIQLVNNNSATVAGLAVFPAGVIGAILAPLGGKVLDEMGARLPILFGVTCADISLIIFTILSLHLTNTMIVWIYILYMFGMGLSFGNIMTNGLKYLSGPDQADGNAIFNTLQQFAGATGTSIVSAIIAQSQSNTHLSLEVSTAIGTQHAFIVLVILGLLNLFILFKAIPSNTQKS from the coding sequence ATGAATAAATCTGAAAAGATTCCTTTGAACGTTCTGCTAGCTGTTATCGCGACTGGTTTAATGTCGTTTTGCGGCGTTATCGTCGAGACTTCCATGAATATTTCCTTCCCTACCTTGATGAGAGAATTCAACGTCACCACTTCGACCGTACAATGGATGACAACTATTTATCTACTCATTGTCGCCATCGTTGTACCGTTATCATCATACTTAAAGAAAAATTTCAAAACTAAAACACTATTTATCTTTGCCAACCTCTTCTTCATTTTTGGTGTTTTAGTTGATGCCATCGCACCTGCATTTCCAATCCTTTTGTTGGGCCGAATTATTCAAGGTCTTGGTACCGGAATTGCTTTGCCACTGATGTTCAACATTATTTTGGAAAATGTTCCCGAATCAAAAATTGGGCTAATGATGGGGATCGGAACACTAATTACGGCTGTGGCTCCTGCCATTGGTCCAACCTTTGGTGGTCTAGTCGTCAGTTCCCTTGGATGGCGCTACATCTTTGTAATTCTCTTGCCAATTTTGATTGTTTCTTTTCTATTAGGAATTAAAAATATCCAACAAAAAAGCCAAATTCAAAAATCTAAATTTGACTCGCTCAGTTTATTCAGTTTGATTTTAACTTTTGGTGGACTGATCTTCGGATTCAGTAATATGAGCCAATTGAATCTCGTAGTACTTGCCGCATTTTTAGTAGGAATCATTGGCCTTATCAGCTTCATTCTCCGCTCAACTAAAATTGCCAGCCCTATCGTCAATTTGAAAGTACTCAAGAATCACACTTTCAGCAGTCATGTAGCCAGTTTCTTCATTTTCCAAATTCTATCGCTAGGATTTGCATTTATCCTGCCCAACTATATCCAACTTGTCAATAATAATTCAGCCACAGTTGCTGGTTTGGCAGTCTTTCCGGCTGGTGTCATCGGGGCAATCTTAGCTCCTTTAGGTGGAAAAGTTCTCGATGAAATGGGTGCTCGTTTGCCAATTTTATTTGGTGTCACATGTGCTGATATTTCCTTAATTATTTTCACAATCCTCAGTTTACATTTAACAAATACGATGATTGTCTGGATTTATATTCTCTACATGTTCGGAATGGGACTGTCATTTGGTAACATCATGACTAATGGTCTGAAATATCTTTCTGGCCCCGATCAAGCCGATGGCAATGCCATTTTTAACACACTGCAACAATTTGCTGGAGCGACTGGTACATCAATTGTTTCTGCCATCATCGCTCAAAGTCAAAGCAATACTCATCTCAGCCTTGAGGTTTCAACTGCTATCGGTACCCAGCACGCCTTTATTGTTTTGGTAATTCTCGGTTTGCTCAATTTGTTCATCCTGTTCAAAGCTATTCCAAGTAATACTCAAAAAAGTTAG
- a CDS encoding alpha/beta fold hydrolase: MTKIYQQMIQDVPILEVIPEDAFHKQLPLVIFYHGWRSSKELVLTQARKLAQKNIRVVLPDAMNHGQRLADVSSIPSFTFWNSIQGNLTEYSLIRDYYSNKDLIKDNKIGVGGYSMGAMTTGALLTAHPEITAATIIMGTPDLSTYARLVRRDAKRRGIYVPDDLEQLTSWINTYDLSQHPEKIAHRPLLFWHGTDDYRIPYRQSKDFFDRIHNESYADQVAFITGYKAGHLVEPRLMDKVANFFEYYLE, from the coding sequence ATGACAAAAATTTATCAACAAATGATACAAGATGTACCAATTTTAGAGGTGATTCCTGAGGACGCATTTCACAAACAATTGCCCCTCGTAATTTTTTATCATGGTTGGCGCTCAAGTAAGGAGTTAGTTTTGACCCAAGCTCGAAAATTAGCGCAAAAAAATATCCGCGTCGTCTTGCCCGATGCAATGAATCATGGGCAAAGATTGGCGGATGTCTCTTCAATTCCCTCGTTTACCTTTTGGAATAGCATTCAAGGAAATTTGACTGAATATTCGTTGATTCGAGATTATTATTCTAATAAAGATTTAATCAAAGATAATAAAATTGGCGTTGGCGGCTATTCGATGGGAGCGATGACGACGGGAGCCTTGTTGACGGCACACCCCGAAATCACTGCAGCAACCATCATTATGGGTACACCAGATCTTTCGACATATGCAAGACTGGTTCGAAGAGATGCTAAACGCCGTGGGATTTATGTTCCAGATGATTTGGAACAGTTAACAAGTTGGATCAATACGTATGATTTGAGCCAACACCCAGAAAAAATTGCCCATCGACCACTGCTATTTTGGCATGGAACTGACGATTATCGAATTCCTTATCGCCAGTCCAAAGACTTTTTCGACCGTATTCATAATGAAAGTTATGCCGACCAAGTAGCGTTTATTACTGGTTACAAAGCAGGACACTTGGTTGAACCACGGTTAATGGATAAAGTAGCTAACTTTTTTGAGTATTACTTGGAATAG
- the proB gene encoding glutamate 5-kinase, with product MQNKRQIYADRIVVKIGTSTLIRQNSKINLNVIKELAKVLSTLKKEGKDVVLVSSGAIGVGMGVLGIDQRPVKISKQQAVAAVGQAELMQIYNEAFHEYGMSVAQMLITRDIIDYPESHTNVMNSFQELLSMDNAIPIVNENDTVTVSELDHHTKFGDNDQLSAIVTNLVDADLLIMLSDIDGFFTANPLKVPDAQLVPSIDSISPAIIAAAGGHGTKYGTGGMTTKLKAAERILKHNQQMVLTNGKNPDIIFNILSGDPVGTLFSKSSD from the coding sequence ATGCAAAATAAGCGTCAGATCTATGCTGATCGAATCGTTGTCAAAATTGGTACTAGCACTTTAATTCGTCAAAATAGCAAGATCAACTTAAATGTTATCAAAGAACTTGCCAAAGTTTTGAGTACCCTCAAAAAAGAAGGCAAAGATGTCGTCCTAGTTTCATCCGGTGCTATTGGTGTCGGTATGGGAGTTTTAGGAATCGATCAACGTCCGGTAAAAATTTCGAAACAACAAGCCGTTGCTGCTGTCGGTCAAGCCGAATTGATGCAAATTTATAATGAAGCTTTCCACGAGTACGGTATGTCAGTCGCCCAAATGTTGATTACTCGTGATATAATCGATTATCCGGAAAGTCACACCAACGTAATGAACAGTTTCCAAGAATTGTTATCAATGGATAATGCCATTCCCATCGTCAACGAAAATGATACAGTCACGGTTTCTGAATTGGACCATCACACAAAATTTGGCGATAACGACCAACTTTCTGCCATTGTCACCAATTTAGTCGATGCTGACTTGTTGATTATGTTGTCAGATATCGATGGCTTTTTCACAGCCAATCCTTTGAAAGTTCCTGATGCTCAATTAGTTCCTAGCATCGATTCTATCAGTCCTGCCATTATCGCAGCCGCTGGTGGTCACGGAACAAAATATGGTACTGGTGGCATGACAACTAAGTTAAAGGCCGCTGAGCGGATTTTAAAGCACAATCAACAGATGGTCTTAACTAACGGTAAAAATCCTGACATCATCTTCAATATTTTATCAGGCGATCCTGTTGGTACACTATTTTCTAAATCAAGCGACTAG
- a CDS encoding MarR family winged helix-turn-helix transcriptional regulator — translation MMNPQFPIEKAIINLINSYKNQITKKMRPLGLYPGQDMILLELLKHGQVSQNKLVVELCVDHSTIAKSVRRMVSSDLIHTEKSTEDKRVTLVSLTEHGHDLAKKVEEIWVTSECCATDGLSEEEQRLFIEMIDRITKNLNK, via the coding sequence ATGATGAATCCACAATTTCCAATTGAAAAAGCCATTATTAACCTTATAAACAGTTATAAGAATCAAATTACTAAAAAAATGCGTCCTCTTGGCCTCTATCCTGGTCAAGATATGATTTTATTGGAATTATTAAAACATGGACAGGTTTCTCAAAATAAACTTGTCGTAGAACTCTGTGTCGACCATTCAACAATTGCTAAATCCGTTCGCCGTATGGTCAGTAGTGATCTCATTCATACGGAAAAGTCTACTGAAGACAAACGTGTTACCCTCGTTAGCTTGACTGAGCATGGGCATGATCTAGCTAAAAAGGTTGAAGAAATTTGGGTCACTTCTGAGTGTTGTGCAACTGATGGTTTAAGTGAAGAAGAGCAACGTTTATTTATTGAAATGATTGATAGAATTACAAAAAATTTAAATAAGTAA
- a CDS encoding glutamate-5-semialdehyde dehydrogenase: MTDLEKMGQNAQSAAFELGQLGTQKKNNALLNMANALVLNTKKIIDANKEDIANAKKNGIKEAMIDRLLLTPDRINDMSDGLRQVMDLPDPIGKIERGWETVTGLDITQERVPLGVIGMIYEARPNVTVDAAGLCFKAGNAVILRGGKEAINSNIILSETLRSALKDSGITPDAVQLIDDVSHETAQKMMELTDYIDVLIPRGSGKFIKMVVNKAKVPIIETGAGNCHIYVDKGADLEKALKIIINAKVQRPSVCNAAEKVVLHKDIANQFLPKLYSALRANNVEVRGDTLAKAIVPDIVPATDEDWGTEYDDYIIAIKIVDGIDDAIKHINKYNTKHSESIITENYSASRQFMKQIDAAVVYTNASTRFTDGQQFGFGAEIGISTQKLHARGPMGANELTTTKYLVQGDGQIRE; encoded by the coding sequence ATGACAGATCTAGAAAAAATGGGTCAAAATGCCCAAAGTGCAGCTTTTGAATTAGGCCAACTTGGTACTCAAAAGAAAAATAATGCCTTATTAAACATGGCCAATGCTTTGGTACTCAACACTAAAAAAATTATTGATGCTAACAAGGAAGATATTGCTAACGCCAAGAAAAATGGTATTAAAGAAGCGATGATTGATCGTCTTTTATTAACGCCGGATCGTATCAACGATATGTCTGACGGTTTGCGTCAAGTAATGGATTTACCTGACCCTATTGGAAAAATTGAGCGTGGTTGGGAAACTGTGACTGGTCTCGATATTACTCAAGAACGTGTGCCTTTGGGTGTCATTGGCATGATTTATGAAGCCCGCCCTAACGTGACTGTCGATGCTGCTGGACTTTGTTTTAAAGCTGGTAACGCTGTAATTTTGCGTGGTGGTAAAGAAGCCATCAATTCCAATATTATTTTGTCAGAAACGCTTCGTTCAGCTCTGAAAGATTCCGGTATCACGCCTGATGCTGTCCAATTGATTGACGATGTCAGCCATGAAACAGCTCAGAAGATGATGGAATTAACTGACTACATCGACGTTTTGATTCCTCGTGGTAGCGGTAAATTTATCAAGATGGTTGTCAACAAAGCTAAGGTACCAATTATCGAAACTGGTGCCGGAAACTGCCATATTTACGTTGACAAAGGCGCTGATTTGGAAAAGGCTTTAAAGATTATTATCAATGCCAAAGTCCAACGCCCTTCCGTCTGCAATGCGGCTGAAAAAGTTGTCCTTCACAAGGATATTGCCAATCAATTTTTACCAAAACTTTACAGTGCCTTGCGCGCCAATAACGTTGAAGTCCGTGGCGATACTCTAGCTAAAGCAATCGTTCCTGACATTGTGCCTGCTACTGATGAAGATTGGGGCACCGAATACGACGATTACATCATTGCTATTAAAATTGTGGACGGCATCGATGACGCTATCAAACACATCAACAAATACAATACAAAACACAGTGAATCAATCATCACCGAAAACTATTCAGCCAGTCGCCAATTCATGAAACAAATCGACGCTGCGGTGGTTTACACAAATGCTTCAACTCGTTTCACCGATGGCCAACAATTTGGTTTCGGAGCTGAAATTGGTATCAGTACCCAAAAGCTTCACGCCAGAGGTCCTATGGGCGCCAACGAATTAACTACTACGAAATACTTGGTACAAGGCGATGGACAAATCAGAGAATAA
- a CDS encoding GNAT family N-acetyltransferase, whose protein sequence is MDKSENNFKIQPIAKITSKHYQLFLAADPSREIVDSYLDRAYQFELVHNDELLGVLLMLDTRPETVEIVNISVDESVQNHGLGEKLVCFAIDWAQKRQYHTIEIGTGSTSFAQLYLYQKCGFRVVNIDRNFFVDNYDAPIIENKLILRDMIRMEKKINSTSREVAEKNLAESIKDIPVEHLESQKDVDSWLKEHPEDDE, encoded by the coding sequence ATGGACAAATCAGAGAATAATTTCAAAATTCAACCAATTGCAAAAATCACTTCTAAACATTACCAACTTTTCTTAGCTGCTGATCCGTCTCGAGAAATTGTAGATAGTTATCTTGACCGGGCTTACCAATTTGAACTTGTGCACAATGATGAGTTATTAGGTGTGCTGTTAATGCTTGATACCAGACCGGAAACAGTGGAAATTGTGAATATTTCTGTGGATGAGTCGGTTCAAAATCACGGTTTAGGCGAAAAGTTAGTTTGTTTTGCCATTGATTGGGCTCAAAAAAGACAGTATCACACAATTGAAATTGGCACAGGTAGCACAAGTTTTGCACAGCTTTATCTTTATCAGAAATGTGGCTTTCGAGTTGTTAACATTGATCGTAACTTCTTTGTGGATAATTACGATGCTCCAATTATCGAAAATAAACTAATTTTGAGGGATATGATTCGAATGGAAAAGAAAATTAACTCTACATCAAGAGAAGTAGCCGAGAAAAATTTAGCAGAATCTATTAAAGATATACCTGTTGAACACCTTGAGAGCCAAAAGGACGTTGATAGTTGGCTTAAAGAGCATCCTGAAGATGATGAATAA
- a CDS encoding D-2-hydroxyacid dehydrogenase has product MKVLSLVNLTKKQTEKIQSISGIDLKVVSPKKVTPEDLDGVEVLYDWSNTLKDAVLKSDTLNWIQVVRAGVDALPLRELNEKGVILTNGSGANAINIAEQTLAYMLMFMRRMNLTARHQDAREWKQDDGYDEVYNKTVMIVGVGHIGKLIAQYAKALGMKTIGVRRTDQDTEYIDEMIPMSEMKSRINEVHFVVNALPDTEETIGMFDEELFKAMSKKAYYINIGRGKTTNMDDLIAALQNEEIAGAGLDVTTPEPLPSDNPLWDMKNVIITPHDAGNSVHYEERAFDIFKRNLKSYVENGEVVVNEVNYSTGY; this is encoded by the coding sequence ATGAAGGTTCTTAGTTTAGTTAATTTAACAAAGAAACAAACAGAGAAGATTCAATCAATCTCTGGTATTGATTTAAAAGTGGTATCTCCTAAAAAGGTTACCCCTGAAGATCTTGATGGAGTCGAAGTTTTATATGACTGGTCAAATACTTTGAAAGATGCCGTTTTGAAGAGCGATACTTTGAATTGGATTCAAGTTGTTCGTGCAGGTGTCGACGCTTTGCCTTTGCGTGAATTGAATGAAAAGGGTGTTATTTTAACTAACGGATCCGGTGCCAATGCTATCAATATTGCGGAACAAACTTTGGCCTACATGTTGATGTTCATGCGCCGAATGAATTTGACCGCTAGACATCAAGATGCCCGTGAGTGGAAACAAGATGATGGTTATGATGAAGTTTATAACAAGACTGTCATGATTGTTGGCGTGGGCCACATTGGAAAATTGATTGCTCAATATGCCAAAGCTTTGGGAATGAAGACAATCGGTGTCAGAAGAACTGACCAAGATACTGAATATATTGACGAAATGATTCCTATGTCAGAAATGAAATCTAGAATCAATGAAGTTCACTTTGTCGTCAACGCTTTGCCAGATACCGAAGAAACTATTGGCATGTTTGATGAAGAATTGTTCAAAGCTATGTCTAAGAAAGCTTATTACATCAATATCGGCCGTGGAAAAACAACGAATATGGACGATTTGATTGCAGCTTTACAGAATGAAGAAATTGCCGGAGCCGGTTTGGATGTTACAACTCCAGAACCATTGCCAAGCGACAATCCATTGTGGGATATGAAAAATGTCATCATAACACCACACGATGCTGGCAACAGTGTTCACTATGAAGAAAGAGCCTTCGATATTTTCAAACGCAACTTGAAGTCATACGTGGAAAATGGCGAAGTCGTTGTTAATGAAGTAAATTATTCAACAGGTTATTAG
- a CDS encoding MIP/aquaporin family protein produces the protein MHYTLLVRCIAEFIGTAIMVALGNGSVANVELKGTKGFHGGWILIGFGYGIGVMIPAMMFGPISGGQINPAMTLALAFNGEFPWAEVGPYLIAQFLGAIFGQLMIVAAYKPYYNQTENVESILGTFSTIDAENSRMNGFINEFIGTFILVFGAVALTSDHIDPRADFIGLGFLVMCLVVSFGGPTGPALNPARDLGPRILHALLPLNPKGSSQWKYSWVPVVAPILGAVCAVKLYGLFF, from the coding sequence ATGCATTATACATTGTTAGTACGTTGTATCGCTGAATTTATCGGAACAGCTATCATGGTTGCCCTCGGTAATGGTTCAGTTGCCAACGTTGAATTAAAAGGAACGAAAGGTTTCCACGGTGGGTGGATTTTGATCGGATTCGGTTATGGTATCGGTGTTATGATTCCAGCCATGATGTTCGGTCCTATCTCAGGTGGTCAAATCAATCCAGCTATGACTTTAGCTTTGGCTTTCAATGGTGAATTTCCATGGGCCGAAGTTGGTCCATATCTAATTGCCCAATTCTTAGGTGCCATCTTTGGTCAATTGATGATTGTTGCTGCCTACAAGCCTTATTACAATCAAACAGAGAATGTTGAAAGTATTCTTGGTACTTTCTCAACAATCGATGCTGAAAACAGTCGTATGAATGGTTTCATTAACGAATTTATCGGTACCTTTATCTTGGTATTCGGTGCCGTAGCATTAACTTCTGATCATATCGACCCTCGTGCCGACTTTATCGGACTTGGATTCTTGGTTATGTGTTTGGTCGTTTCATTCGGTGGTCCTACAGGTCCCGCTTTGAACCCTGCTCGTGATCTTGGTCCTCGTATCTTGCATGCATTATTACCTTTAAATCCAAAGGGTTCTTCCCAATGGAAGTACAGTTGGGTACCAGTTGTTGCTCCAATACTTGGTGCCGTTTGTGCCGTTAAACTTTACGGACTATTCTTTTAA
- a CDS encoding beta-N-acetylglucosaminidase domain-containing protein, with protein sequence MSAKQNQHGGFRSSQKLFLLGVTTFSAMLVFISSPTTVHADETDATVSTSTNDTDTATAPTDPSAKETDSTATDNTSDTNKVSAYYEVQASSDIATEQAPTKAVATKSTKAVTTTIGNSVEDTQTYQEIQKTTDTMNANQVNVDQAYFGLAGDKVVDQQLANMDATTAAKLNDDGYLIKSGVVNSKKTLVVQGKDATGLFYGINHLNNLIAKKSDLSKINISESPQMSIRGVIEGFYGEPWSQQARKDLFKFMGDHKMNVYIYSPKDDDYLRKNWKELYPQDKLDQIKDLIYAAKKNHVQFVYTLSPGNDITYSSKEDFDKTAAKLNQLKSIGVTQFYIALDDIPLGMTDADAAIFKNHPTTNYPNNPWSGLADAQAFYVNKVQRDYVKKNNLPDLWLVPTNYNGSKRDPFKEAQGEALDKNIRVQWTGEGVFSGDITNESVEKAKETYHTDHIFIWDNFPVNDSDQERLYLNPVRSRSKKLYQIMDGFTSNPMVQPYASWIGLSSYGDYMWNADKYNPDANLQDTIRELAGGDPEVVVAMQQFVDLNQYWNYATEEDQVHAPILSNFVNKFEQADYGTAAYQEAKKDLLDRLDIISNMPTTLQKMKTSGFYNDSLPWINAASHWGKAMIASVEIMDAIKSNQTDKLSASFSTLNEQVKLANEKSLPDNRTGKPDLVLTPTVGDGVFESFVAKANQAVDGYLGTKTLVTGTAQLASTATTNIPQNGDYAPGNMNDNDLNTKFWSNRSIKTGDTVTVDLKESQEIQRINLHQGISDDATSGDIFKAATIYAGNSADGSDKFAIGEVTPTGNYQLDLNQPIKARYIFITATSDSDNWLQIRNISVFGKTGLSINNIQATDNSSSKGMFDGTVKTAFTGMLTDSQTTGTIEQTFESTDAKTIYLAGKVSGTIYVHQNNKWQELGRVEDNQSLTKLKIEGGSIDGIKLVIDSNTSEFVINEFGLSSK encoded by the coding sequence ATGTCTGCAAAACAGAATCAACATGGGGGTTTCAGAAGTAGTCAAAAGCTGTTTTTACTCGGCGTGACTACTTTTAGTGCAATGCTAGTTTTCATCAGTTCGCCAACCACAGTTCACGCTGATGAAACGGATGCGACAGTTTCCACAAGTACGAACGATACTGATACGGCAACAGCTCCAACTGATCCTAGCGCCAAAGAAACAGATTCGACTGCAACAGACAATACTAGTGATACCAATAAGGTGAGTGCTTATTATGAAGTTCAGGCATCCTCCGATATTGCGACCGAACAAGCGCCAACGAAAGCAGTCGCAACTAAATCAACTAAGGCGGTGACGACAACAATCGGCAATTCAGTTGAAGATACACAGACTTATCAAGAGATTCAGAAGACTACAGACACGATGAACGCCAACCAAGTCAACGTTGACCAAGCATATTTTGGACTGGCTGGAGACAAAGTGGTCGATCAACAGTTGGCAAATATGGACGCAACGACAGCGGCTAAGTTGAACGACGACGGTTATTTGATTAAGAGTGGCGTAGTTAATAGTAAGAAAACTTTGGTCGTTCAAGGAAAAGATGCTACCGGATTATTTTATGGCATCAATCATTTGAATAATCTAATCGCTAAAAAATCCGATTTATCTAAAATTAACATTTCCGAATCGCCCCAGATGTCAATTCGTGGTGTGATTGAAGGATTTTATGGCGAACCTTGGTCACAACAAGCTCGTAAGGATTTGTTTAAATTCATGGGTGATCACAAAATGAATGTTTACATCTATTCACCTAAAGATGATGACTACTTGCGGAAGAATTGGAAAGAACTTTATCCACAAGATAAACTCGACCAGATTAAAGATTTAATTTATGCGGCTAAGAAGAATCATGTGCAATTCGTTTATACATTATCACCTGGTAATGACATTACATATTCTAGTAAGGAAGACTTCGACAAGACAGCCGCCAAGCTAAATCAATTGAAGTCAATCGGCGTGACCCAATTTTACATTGCTTTAGATGATATTCCTTTGGGGATGACAGATGCCGATGCCGCAATTTTTAAAAATCATCCGACAACTAACTATCCCAATAATCCATGGTCAGGTTTGGCTGATGCTCAAGCCTTTTACGTGAACAAGGTCCAAAGAGATTACGTTAAGAAAAATAATTTACCAGACCTCTGGTTAGTGCCAACTAATTACAACGGTTCCAAGCGAGATCCATTCAAAGAAGCTCAAGGTGAGGCTTTGGACAAAAACATTCGTGTGCAATGGACAGGTGAAGGCGTCTTTTCAGGTGATATCACGAATGAGTCAGTTGAAAAAGCTAAAGAGACATATCATACGGACCACATTTTTATTTGGGATAATTTTCCAGTAAACGATTCAGATCAAGAACGTTTGTATCTCAATCCGGTCAGAAGTAGAAGTAAAAAGCTTTATCAAATCATGGATGGGTTCACAAGTAATCCAATGGTTCAACCATATGCTTCGTGGATTGGCTTATCTAGTTATGGTGACTACATGTGGAACGCTGACAAATATAATCCGGACGCAAATCTACAAGACACGATTCGAGAACTAGCTGGTGGCGATCCAGAAGTAGTTGTTGCTATGCAGCAGTTTGTTGACTTGAATCAATATTGGAATTATGCGACTGAAGAAGACCAAGTACATGCGCCAATCTTATCAAACTTTGTGAATAAATTTGAACAAGCAGACTACGGTACGGCAGCTTATCAAGAGGCCAAGAAGGATTTGTTGGATCGTTTGGATATCATTAGTAACATGCCAACGACATTGCAGAAGATGAAAACAAGTGGTTTTTATAATGACTCGTTGCCATGGATCAATGCCGCTAGTCACTGGGGGAAAGCGATGATTGCAAGCGTGGAAATCATGGATGCAATCAAGAGTAATCAGACTGACAAGTTGAGTGCTAGTTTCAGTACTCTCAATGAACAAGTTAAATTAGCCAATGAGAAATCTTTGCCAGACAATCGGACTGGAAAGCCTGACTTAGTGCTGACACCAACAGTTGGGGATGGCGTGTTTGAAAGTTTTGTTGCTAAAGCTAATCAAGCAGTCGATGGATATTTGGGAACGAAGACTTTAGTTACAGGCACAGCTCAATTGGCAAGTACGGCTACAACCAATATTCCACAAAATGGCGATTACGCTCCAGGCAATATGAACGACAATGACCTTAATACGAAATTCTGGAGTAATCGCAGTATCAAAACAGGCGACACAGTCACTGTGGATTTGAAGGAAAGCCAAGAAATCCAAAGAATCAATCTACATCAAGGTATTTCAGATGATGCAACATCAGGTGATATTTTTAAAGCGGCCACAATCTATGCTGGAAATTCAGCTGACGGTAGCGATAAATTTGCTATTGGGGAAGTGACACCGACTGGAAATTATCAATTAGATTTGAACCAACCAATCAAAGCCAGATATATCTTTATCACAGCCACAAGCGATTCAGACAATTGGCTCCAAATTAGAAATATTTCTGTTTTCGGTAAGACGGGCTTGAGTATCAACAATATTCAAGCAACTGATAATTCGAGTTCCAAGGGGATGTTTGATGGAACCGTCAAGACAGCATTCACCGGGATGCTAACTGACAGTCAAACAACCGGAACAATTGAACAGACCTTCGAATCGACCGATGCTAAAACAATTTACCTAGCAGGTAAGGTTAGTGGGACTATCTATGTCCATCAAAATAATAAATGGCAAGAATTAGGTCGAGTTGAGGATAACCAGTCATTAACCAAGTTAAAAATAGAAGGTGGGTCGATTGATGGCATTAAGCTAGTAATTGATAGTAATACATCTGAGTTTGTAATAAATGAGTTTGGGTTGAGTAGTAAATAG